One Acidimicrobiia bacterium genomic region harbors:
- a CDS encoding glycosyltransferase family 9 protein: protein MTTTSAATGARDRDFRPVLLVLRALGVGDLLTAVPALRALADAFPGYRRVLAAPARLRPLAEMSGAVEDVLDTAELRPVVVDRPPVVAVNLHGRGPQSHRIVLATRPERMLAFAHRDVGCTRGHPRWRRDEHEVARWCRLLSEEGVPADPARLDVSPPPGPVPERARGATVVHPGAADVARRWPVERFARVARAEARSGRTVLVTGGPSEVGLAEEVAARAGLPDDSVLAGRTDLARLARVVAVAGRLVSGDTGIAHLATALRTPSVVLFGPTSPAAWGPPRDRAWHRVLWAGRTDDPHGTRPDPGLLEISVSDVLAALDGLPGRPQAAARRSA from the coding sequence ATGACGACGACGAGCGCCGCGACGGGCGCGCGCGACCGTGACTTCCGTCCCGTCCTGCTCGTGCTCCGCGCGCTCGGCGTCGGCGACCTGTTGACCGCGGTGCCCGCGCTGCGCGCGCTCGCGGATGCGTTCCCCGGGTACCGGCGGGTGCTGGCCGCGCCGGCGCGACTCCGACCGCTCGCGGAGATGTCGGGCGCGGTCGAGGACGTCCTCGACACGGCCGAGCTCCGGCCCGTCGTCGTGGACCGCCCGCCGGTCGTCGCGGTCAACCTCCACGGGCGCGGACCGCAGAGCCACCGCATCGTGCTCGCGACGCGACCGGAGCGGATGCTCGCGTTCGCGCACCGCGACGTCGGCTGCACCCGCGGGCACCCGCGCTGGCGCCGCGACGAGCACGAGGTCGCGCGCTGGTGCCGGCTGTTGAGCGAGGAAGGTGTCCCGGCCGACCCGGCGCGCCTCGACGTGTCGCCGCCGCCCGGTCCCGTGCCCGAGCGCGCCCGCGGCGCGACCGTCGTTCATCCCGGCGCGGCCGACGTCGCACGGCGGTGGCCCGTCGAGCGGTTCGCGCGTGTCGCGCGCGCGGAAGCGCGTTCGGGTCGAACGGTGCTCGTCACCGGCGGGCCGTCCGAGGTGGGGCTCGCCGAAGAGGTCGCAGCGCGCGCCGGTCTCCCCGACGACTCGGTGCTCGCGGGCCGCACGGACCTCGCGCGTCTCGCCCGCGTCGTCGCGGTTGCCGGAAGACTCGTGTCAGGCGACACCGGGATCGCGCACCTCGCGACCGCGCTGCGCACGCCGTCGGTCGTGCTGTTCGGTCCGACGTCACCCGCAGCGTGGGGCCCGCCGCGCGACCGGGCGTGGCACCGCGTGCTGTGGGCTGGGCGCACCGACGATCCGCACGGGACGCGCCCGGACCCCGGCCTGCTCGAGATCAGCG